In a genomic window of Drosophila takahashii strain IR98-3 E-12201 chromosome 3L, DtakHiC1v2, whole genome shotgun sequence:
- the LOC138913049 gene encoding microfibril-associated glycoprotein 4-like produces the protein MDKSLSNTRGALREARHYLNMEIGDLKRKLAESVKTVSSLKKMCNEKDNVITDLNSQNQKYKQDIEKFQTSFKQLRQELVQLNGEFSKFQQTYTEKMNNDEPEAADKQKDAKIPLHLSKRGSWITIQNRYNGSVDFANNSLTSIVKGFGNPDGEFWIGLENMHQLTTSYKCTLHIEIDCEEFAIYDNFVVGDKEEMYLLKSLGHYKGNAGDALRVHEGQRIVNYTYLNRKFFWWTYNGSPQCNLNGEYAKETKSAYKCGFWWGSRTALKTSRMQIYLGK, from the exons ATGGATAAATCG CTCAGCAACACTCGCGGAGCCTTAAGGGAAGCAAGACACTATCTAAACATGGAAATTGGGGATCTTAAAAGAAAGTTGGCAGAATCAGTAAAAACTGTTAGctctttgaaaaaaatgtgcaACGAAAAGGACAATGTGATCACAGATTTAAATTCCCAAAATCAGAAATATAAACAAGACATTGAAAAGTTTCAAACCAGCTTTAAACAGCTGCGTCAAGAATTGGTTCAGCTCAATGGAGAGTTTTCGAAGTTTCAACAAACATATAcggaaaaaatgaataatgaTGAACCGGAAGCAGCAGATAAGCAGAAGGATGCCAAGATTCCATTACATCTTTCTAAACGGGGATCTTGGATTACCATCCAGAACCGATACAATGGCAGTGTTGACTTTGCTAACAATTCTCTGACTTCGATTGTCAAAGGATTTGGAAACCCGGATGGAGAGTTTTGGATTGGGTTGGAAAATATGCACCAACTTACGACGAGTTACAAATGCACTTTACATATTGAAATAGATTGCGAGGAATTCGCCATATATGATAACTTCGTTGTAGGCGATAAGGAAGAAATGTACTTGCTAAAATCTCTGGGTCATTACAAAGGAAATGCAGGAGACGCTCTTCGTGTTCACGAGGGTCAAAGAATAGTTAACTACACCTACTTGAACAGAAAATTCTTCTGGTGGACTTACAACGGTAGTCCTCAGTG CAATTTAAATGGTGAATATGCTAAGGAAACAAAGTCAGCTTATAAGTGCGGCTTTTGGTGGGGTAGTCGAACCGCCCTGAAGACGAGCCGTATGCAAATATATCTGGGAAAATGA